The proteins below come from a single Aegilops tauschii subsp. strangulata cultivar AL8/78 chromosome 6, Aet v6.0, whole genome shotgun sequence genomic window:
- the LOC109771420 gene encoding BTB/POZ and MATH domain-containing protein 2-like yields the protein MSTNVAPHLIYPINVSRSSTIRAMSGMAFDGASLIADGKLCAATESVVDAGTDSGYHLLVVQGYSRTKEKTPKDEWIESHPFIVGGRRWTIHYHPNGFEDEEYISLVLTLDDDIEPSVNVQYVFSFIDQPKLRVPKHIRQSQPVYLDERLDGQYEFMKMEDFERSRHLKDDSFILRCDLVVCKPGANTKGQSACSDARPFTKLPTPDLQSHLASLLLSKECADITFEVGGEEFAAHRCLLVARSTVFRAQLSSAMNESSVVKISGIKADVFRGLLTFIYTDAVPDFMEADDDDVETYATRLLEFLETSHSGSNFSSNIESNSANLLTWQ from the coding sequence ATGTCAACCAATGTTGCACCACATCTCATATATCCTATTAATGTTTCTCGCAGCTCTACTATTCGAGCTATGTCGGGCATGGCTTTCGATGGCGCATCTCTCATCGCCGACGGCAAATTGTGCGCCGCCACTGAATCGGTCGTCGACGCCGGCACGGACAGCGGGTACCACTTGCTCGTTGTCCAAGGCTACTCGCGCACCAAGGAGAAAACTCCCAAGGACGAGTGGATCGAGTCTCATCCTTTTATTGTTGGAGGCCGTCGCTGGACCATTCACTACCACCCAAATGGTTTTGAAGATGAAGAATATATATCGCTTGTCCTTACCCTTGACGACGATATCGAGCCAAGCGTTAACGTTCAGTATGTTTTCAGTTTCATTGACCAGCCCAAGTTGCGGGTGCCAAAGCACATCCGCCAAAGCCAACCAGTTTATTTGGATGAACGTCTTGATGGCCAGTATGAATTCATGAAAATGGAAGATTTTGAAAGATCAAGACATCTCAAGGACGACAGCTTCATCCTCCGGTGTGACCTTGTTGTGTGCAAGCCGGGCGCGAACACCAAGGGGCAGAGCGCCTGCTCCGACGCCCGTCCGTTCACAAAATTGCCAACGCCTGACTTGCAAAGCCACCTTGCCAGTCTCCTCCTGAGCAAGGAGTGTGCTGACATTACGTTTGAGGTTGGCGGCGAGGAATTTGCTGCGCATCGGTGCCTGCTTGTGGCCCGATCGACCGTATTCAGGGCACAACTCTCTAGTGCCATGAATGAATCGAGTGTTGTCAAGATAAGTGGCATCAAAGCAGACGTCTTTAGGGGCTTACTTACCTTCATCTACACCGATGCAGTACCTGACTTCATGGAAGCAGATGATGATGACGTTGAAACATATGCAACCCGACTGCTGGAGTTCCTtgagactagccacagtgggagtaacttcagcagtaacatcgagtccaactcagcaaatttgcttacgtggcaatga